A window of Micrococcales bacterium contains these coding sequences:
- a CDS encoding F0F1 ATP synthase subunit delta: protein MLGGSLAALNQCTDRLDQVVGDDAATAEQVSQTLFALVYALDKSPALVRALANPNRDAASREQVLRQSLESFPAKAVELAAFVVSQRWSHDADLADALEQLGYDAVLLGAQLKGLLKQVESELFELDVMLVSNRDLRTALGDIVAPSQARLVLVDQVFDGQVLPETLLLVRRASTHPRGKGIRTSLGHLGDLVAARRNRLVAVVTTAKALSQAQIDKLSALLENEYGQAIQINVAVDPDMVGGLRIRVGDDVVDGTVVARFVDLKRAIAA from the coding sequence ATGCTTGGAGGATCGCTCGCTGCGCTGAATCAATGCACCGACCGCCTCGACCAGGTGGTTGGCGATGACGCGGCCACGGCCGAGCAGGTTTCGCAGACCTTGTTTGCCTTGGTCTACGCGCTTGACAAGTCACCAGCACTGGTGAGGGCGCTGGCCAACCCAAACCGGGACGCGGCCTCGCGTGAGCAGGTGCTGCGGCAGTCGTTGGAGTCCTTTCCGGCCAAGGCGGTTGAACTAGCAGCCTTTGTTGTCTCCCAGCGGTGGAGCCATGATGCTGATCTAGCCGACGCGCTGGAGCAACTTGGCTACGACGCTGTCCTATTGGGGGCGCAGCTCAAGGGCCTGCTGAAGCAGGTTGAATCCGAGCTATTCGAACTTGATGTCATGCTCGTGTCCAACCGCGACCTGCGCACCGCCCTGGGGGACATAGTCGCGCCCAGTCAGGCTCGGCTGGTGCTGGTTGACCAAGTCTTTGACGGACAGGTGTTACCCGAGACCCTGCTATTGGTGCGCCGGGCCTCAACCCATCCGCGGGGCAAGGGCATCCGCACTTCACTCGGTCACCTCGGTGACTTGGTGGCGGCCCGCCGCAACCGACTGGTGGCAGTGGTCACCACGGCCAAGGCCCTGAGCCAAGCCCAAATCGACAAATTGAGTGCCCTACTCGAAAACGAGTACGGTCAAGCAATCCAAATCAACGTGGCCGTTGACCCTGACATGGTGGGCGGCCTGAGGATCCGAGTTGGTGACGACGTGGTCGATGGCACCGTCGTGGCCCGCTTTGTTGATCTGAAACGAGCTATCGCCGCATAA
- a CDS encoding F0F1 ATP synthase subunit B, with the protein MWLAEESLVPDGILMFVPPWDEVILSAICLVLIALAVAKYGVPRYLKMLDERADLIEGGLKRAEAAQDEIDQVRSGLGDEIEQARVEAARIREEAKADAAAIQADSRTKAKDEAGAILAAAQRQIESEHKSAQVALRQDVGALATELAERIVGEALKDSALAGRVIDRFLADLETNEQATAAKES; encoded by the coding sequence ATGTGGTTGGCAGAAGAGAGCTTGGTGCCGGACGGCATCTTGATGTTCGTCCCCCCGTGGGACGAGGTCATTTTGTCGGCCATCTGCCTAGTTCTGATCGCCTTGGCGGTGGCCAAGTACGGCGTACCGCGCTACCTCAAGATGCTCGATGAACGGGCGGACCTAATCGAAGGTGGGCTGAAGCGAGCCGAAGCCGCCCAAGATGAAATTGACCAGGTCCGGTCCGGCTTGGGCGATGAGATCGAACAGGCCAGGGTTGAGGCTGCCCGCATCAGGGAGGAAGCCAAGGCTGACGCCGCGGCGATTCAAGCCGATTCCCGGACCAAGGCCAAGGATGAGGCTGGTGCCATTTTGGCAGCGGCCCAGCGCCAGATCGAATCCGAGCATAAGTCTGCCCAGGTGGCGCTGCGCCAAGATGTTGGCGCCTTGGCTACCGAACTGGCCGAGCGAATTGTCGGCGAGGCGTTGAAGGACTCGGCCCTGGCGGGCCGCGTGATCGACCGCTTCCTAGCCGATCTTGAAACGAACGAGCAGGCCACAGCGGCCAAGGAGAGCTAA
- the atpE gene encoding ATP synthase F0 subunit C gives MDLLAAADVTGSLSAVGYGLSAIGPGIGVGIVVGKALEATARQPEMAGKLMGTMFIGVGMSEALALIGLVAGFIF, from the coding sequence GTGGATCTGTTAGCAGCTGCTGATGTGACCGGTAGTCTCTCGGCCGTCGGCTATGGCCTCTCGGCGATTGGCCCCGGTATTGGTGTCGGTATCGTCGTCGGCAAGGCTCTTGAGGCCACTGCGCGTCAACCGGAAATGGCCGGCAAGCTCATGGGCACCATGTTCATTGGCGTCGGCATGTCTGAGGCGCTGGCCCTGATTGGCCTTGTGGCCGGCTTTATCTTCTGA
- the atpB gene encoding F0F1 ATP synthase subunit A, producing the protein MATKLFGSTLCASPGILAEEGGGIHYPTMNELYPKPFVEWGWFAIGRLDLARFIATVVVVLLVVLAARRMKLVPGRGQSTWEMAVGFVQNQIVAVAMPAHMVRKYLPFIATIFFGVLGLNLTGIIPFINVSSNALVAVPLLLALCAWVAFIVRGVQTHGVGHFLADNLFPKGAPKVMYILLAPIELVSTFILRPVTLTIRLMGNMIAGHFLLAVFFVMTSYLVMEAGPALKGVGVVTFLAAFIFTCFEIFVAGLQAFIFSLLTSVYIGLSMEGH; encoded by the coding sequence CACTATCCAACAATGAATGAGCTTTACCCAAAGCCATTCGTCGAGTGGGGCTGGTTCGCCATTGGCCGCCTCGACCTAGCGCGATTTATCGCCACCGTGGTGGTGGTACTCCTAGTTGTCCTGGCCGCCCGGCGGATGAAGCTGGTGCCCGGTCGTGGACAATCGACCTGGGAGATGGCGGTGGGCTTTGTCCAGAACCAGATTGTGGCTGTGGCGATGCCGGCGCATATGGTGCGCAAGTATCTGCCGTTCATCGCCACCATTTTCTTCGGCGTGCTCGGCTTGAACCTGACGGGCATTATCCCGTTTATTAACGTCTCGTCTAACGCATTGGTGGCGGTGCCACTGCTCTTGGCGCTCTGCGCTTGGGTGGCGTTCATCGTGCGAGGCGTCCAAACCCATGGCGTTGGCCATTTCCTGGCCGACAACCTCTTCCCCAAGGGCGCACCGAAGGTTATGTACATCCTGCTGGCGCCAATCGAACTGGTCTCAACCTTCATCTTGCGGCCAGTCACGCTGACCATCCGGCTTATGGGCAATATGATCGCCGGCCACTTCTTGCTAGCGGTTTTCTTCGTCATGACCAGTTACCTGGTGATGGAAGCCGGCCCGGCGCTGAAAGGCGTGGGCGTGGTGACCTTCTTGGCCGCCTTCATCTTCACCTGCTTTGAGATCTTTGTTGCCGGCCTACAGGCCTTCATTTTCTCTTTGCTGACCTCTGTTTACATCGGGCTCTCAATGGAAGGGCACTGA